The Mauremys reevesii isolate NIE-2019 linkage group 13, ASM1616193v1, whole genome shotgun sequence genome contains a region encoding:
- the LOC120379897 gene encoding olfactory receptor 12D1-like yields the protein MPNQTEMSEFILLGLTNQQELGCFLFILFLMLYLASMLGNGAIVAMVMAEPRLHTPMYFFLGNLSCLDIFYSTVTVPKMLAGFLSGYQTISFTDCLAQLHFFHFLGSSEVILLAVMAYDRYVAICNPLRYMLVMNSHVCLLLAAATWTTGFLHALLHTVMSSRLHFCGRNRVHHFFCDIKPLLSLACSSTRLNLSLLNIVTGTIALTPFIITLLSYLYIIFFLFLKLQSWEGRRKAFSTCTSHLTVVALLYVPVLFNYMPHSMGGSSEREMIITLIYTIVTPVLNPLIYTLRNQEVKSTQRKALERNLLPGKK from the coding sequence ATGCCGAACCAGACTGAGATGAGCGAGTTCATCCTCCTTGGCCTGACCAACCAACAGGAGCTGGGGTGCTTCCTCTTCATTCTCTTCCTGATGCTTTACTTGGCCAGCATGCTGGGGAATGGGGCCATCGTGGCCATGGTAATGGCTGAACCCCGGCTTCACACTCCCATGTACTTCTTCTTGGGCAACCTCTCCTGTCTGGACATCTTCTACTCAACAGTTACTGTGCCCAAGATGCTGGCTGGTTTTCTCTCAGGGTACCAGACCATTTCCTTCACTGACTGCCTGGCTCAGCTCCATTTCTTCCACTTCTTGGGCAGCAGTGAGGTCATTCTTCTGGCTGTCATGGCTTATgaccgctatgtggccatctgcaacCCGCTTCGCTACATGCTGGTCATGAATTCACACGTCTGCCTGCTCCTGGCAGCAGCCACCTGGACCACCGGCTTCCTACATGCCCTGCTGCACACGGTCATGTCCTCCCGACTGCACTTCTGTGGCCGCAACCGTGTTCACCACTTTTTCTGTGATATCAAGCCCCTGCTGAGCCTGGCCTGCAGCAGCACCCGCCTCAACCTGAGCCTCCTCAACATCGTTACTGGGACCATCGCTCTGACTCCCTTCATCATCACACTCCTCTCCTACCTCTACAtcatcttcttcctcttcctgaaGCTCCAGTCATGGGAGGGCAGGagaaaggccttttccacctgcacCTCTCACCTCACCGTGGTGGCACTGCTCTATGTGCCGGTCCTCTTCAATTATATGCCACACTCCATGGGAGGCTCCTCAGAAAGGGAGATGATCATCACCCTCATATACACCATCGTCACCCCAGTTTTGAACCCCCTGATCTACACCCTGAGGAACCAGGAGGTGAAATCTACCCAGAGGAAAGCACTGGAAAGAAATCTTCTCCCTGGGAAAAAATGA
- the LOC120379896 gene encoding olfactory receptor 11L1-like codes for MEANNRSVVKAFIILGFSSMPHLQALFFILILATYVLTVTANLVIISVVKANQHLHRPTAPKICSSLTFLEILCTTSTAPKMLESLSEVRSTISVAGCITQLYLFFALGSIQCFLLVIMAYDRYLAICHPLRYPAIMTMWICTRLIRVVLLGGFLAPLLPIIFISRLSFCGPEEIQHYFCDAGPLLRRSCGDASLSSTLVSVLASSVILSTCLLTVVSYGHIIVTILRIPSTTGRQKAFSTCASHLAVVVVYYGTDIFIYVRPIPRSSSELDKVVSFFYVVITPLLNPMIYSLRNKEVKDALKKGLTKNTVFPKSWRAFRMVCG; via the coding sequence ATGGAAGCGAACAACCGTAGCGTGGTAAAGGCCTTCATCATCCTGGGCTTCTCCAGCATGCCACATCTCCAGGCCTTGTTCTTCATCTTGATCCTGGCTACCTATGTCCTGACAGTGACTGCCAATCTGGTCATTATCTCAGTGGTGAAGGCCAACCAACACCTGCACCGCCCCACTGCGCCCAAGATCTGTAGCTCCCTCACCTTTCTGGAGATCTTATGTACCACCTCCACTGCGCCCAAGATGCTGGAGAGCTTATCTGAAGTTAGGAGCACTATCTCTGTGGCTGGCTGCATAACCCAGCTCTACCTTTTCTTCGCCCTGGGCTCCATCCAGTGTTTCCTCCTGGTCATCATGGCTTACGACCGCTACCTGGCCATCTGTCACCCACTGCGGTACCCAGCCATCATGACCATGTGGATCTGCACCCGACTGATAAGGGTGGTCTTGCTGGGTGGCTTCCTAGCCCCCTTGCTGCCCATTATTTTCATCTCCCGGCTCTCATTCTGTGGGCCCGAGGAGATCCAACACTACTTCTGCGATGCAGGGCCCTTGCTGAGGCGGTCCTGTGGCGACGCCTCCCTCAGCTCCACCCTGGTCTCGGTGCTGGCCTCCTCTGTCATCCTCAGCACTTGTCTGCTCACCGTAGTCTCCTACGGGCACATCATTGTCACTATCCTGCGCATCCCCTCAACAACAGGGAGGCAGAAGGCTTTCTCCACCTGTGCCTCACACCTGGCTGTGGTGGTGGTCTACTACGGCACGGACATCTTCATTTATGTCCGGCCCATTCCCCGCTCCTCCTCAGAGCTGGACAAGGTGGTGTCGTTCTTCTATGTTGTGATCACTCCACTCCTCAACCCCATGAtttacagcctgaggaacaaggaggtgaaggaCGCCCTGAAGAAGGGGCTGACAAAGAACACAGTCTTCCCCAAGAGCTGGCGGGCCTTCAGAATGGTGTGTGGGTAG
- the LOC120379894 gene encoding olfactory receptor 12-like translates to MSVAEPGRDANHTEVTEFILLGFGRGPGLQVVPFVMFLVIYIITVLGNTILVLTITANSRLHTPMYFLLMNLSLLDLCYSSVIAPRAAVNFLTDAKIISYRGCATQLFFFALFVSTEAFILTAMAYDRYTAICNPLLYPTTMSKPVCIQLVIGSYLCASVNAMVQTSFTFTLRFCGSNEIDHFFCDVLPLLTLSCTDTYINQMVLFALSSVIIVSTALIILVSYVYIISAVLQTRCATGRHKTFSTCTSHMVAVSLFYGTVSFMYAQPSSLSFPDQSKVVSVFYTLVIPMLNPFIYSLRNKDVKEALRRTIGCIMVLK, encoded by the coding sequence atgtcagtggcagagccagggagagatgCAAACCACACTGAAGTGACGGAATTCATCCTGCTGGGGTTTGGAagaggcccagggctccaggtgGTCCCTTTTGTGATGTTCCTGGTGATTTACATAATAACTGTGCTAGGGAACACCATCCTGGTCCTCACCATTACAGCCAACTCTcgtcttcacacccccatgtacttcctCCTCATGAACCTGTCACTCTTAGACCTCTGCTACTCCTCTGTCATTGCCCCCAGAGCCGCAGTGAACTTCTTAACAGATGCCAAAATCATTTCATACAGGGGATGTGCCACCCAATTATTCTTCTTTGCTCTCTTTGTCAGTACTGAGGCATTCATCCTGACAGCCATGGCATATGATCGATACACCGCCATCTGCAACCCACTCCTGTATCCCACCACCATGTCCAAGCCAGTCTGCATTCAGCTGGTGATTGGGTCCTATCTCTGTGCCAGCGTGAACGCCATGGTGCAAACCAGCTTCACCTTTACTCTGCGCTTCTGCGGCTCTAATGAGATCGATCACTTCTTCTGTGATGTTCTACCCCTGCTAACCCTCTCATGCACCGACACATACATCAATCAAATGGTGCTGTTTGCCTTATCGAGCGTCATCATAGTGAGCACTGCCCTGATCATTCTTGTCTCTTATGTCTATATCATCTCTGCTGTCCTCCAGACTCGCTGTGCCACGGGCAGACACAAGAccttctccacctgcacctcCCACATGGTAGCTGTGAGTTTATTTTATGGGACTGTTTCCTTCATGTATGCCCAGCCAAGTTCATTATCCTTTCCAGATCAGAGCAAAGTGGTGTCTGTGTTTTACACCCTGGTCATCCCCATGTTGAATCCCTTCATCTACAGCCTAAGGAACAAGGATGTGAAAGAAGCTTTGAGAAGAACCATAGGCTGCATAATGGTTTTGAAATGA
- the LOC120379895 gene encoding olfactory receptor 226-like, with the protein MHWDNQSHVTDFILVGFPGILELQLLLFLVFLLVYALTVIENTVIIMLIWANVPLHKPMYLFLGNLSFLEIWYVSVTVPKMLLSFVTKRKGISFVGCMAQLYFFLALACTECVLLAVMAYDRYVAICNPLRYSAIMSQTLCIRLVAGSWLSGFLISMCKVLFISRLTFCGVNIINHFFCDVSPLLNLACTDMSLAALVDFLLALLILLGPLSITVASYICIISTVVRIPSAKGRHKAFSTCASHLLVVIIFYASSLFIYARPRAISSFDSNKLVSVIYTVLTPLLNPVIYCLRNKEFKDTLRKTVHLSMKQESSTNVFWAGQKF; encoded by the exons ATGCACTGGGACAACCAAAGTCATGTGACCGATTTCATTCTGGTGGGTTTCCCTGGCATCCTGGAGCTGCAGCTCCTGCTCTTCTTGGTATTCCTTCTGGTCTATGCACTGACTGTGATAGAGAATACGGTGATCATCATGCTAATCTGGGCCAACGTCCCGCTCCACAAGCCCATGTACCTCTTCCTGGGGAATCTCTCTTTCCTGGAGATCTGGTACGTCTCAGTCACGGTGCCCAAGATGCTATTGAGCTTTGTAACAAAAAGGAAAGGCATCTCCTTTGTTGGGTGCATGGCCCAACTCTACTTCTTCCTGGCCTTGGCCTGCACTGAGTGTGTCCTCCTGGCCGTCATGGCCTATgaccgctatgtggccatctgcaacCCGCTGCGCTACTCAGCCATCATGAGCCAGACTCTCTGCATCCGCCTGGTGGCTGGGTCCTGGCTGAGTGGCTTTCTCATCTCCATGTGTAAGGTCCTCTTCATCTCGCGTCTGACCTTCTGTGGGGTAAACATCATCAACCACTTCTTCTGCGATGTGTCACCACTGCTCAACCTGGCCTGCACCGACATGTCACTGGCAGCACTTGTGGACTTCCTGCTGGCCCTGCTCATTCTCCTGGGGCCTCTCTCCATTACAGTGGCCTCTTACATCTGCATCATCTCTACGGTTGTGCGCATCCCCTCAGCCAAGGGGCGTCACAAGGCCTTTTCTACATGTGCCTCCCACTTGCTGGTGGTCATCATCTTCTATGCCTCCTCCCTCTTCATCTATGCCAGACCTCGGGCCATAAGTTCCTTTGACTCCAACAAGCTGGTGTCCGTCATCTACACAGTTCTGACACCCCTCCTCAACCCAGTCATCTAttgcctgaggaacaaggagttCAAGGACACCCTGAGGAAAACGGTGCA tctcagtatgaaACAGGAGTCCTCCACAAATGTTTTCTGGGCAGGCCAGAAATTCTGA